A stretch of Bacteroidia bacterium DNA encodes these proteins:
- the nosD gene encoding nitrous oxide reductase family maturation protein NosD: MKHLHSLFLLTFLVLSVSVLGKKWEVGPGLPLHSIKKALTLSQPFDTLFIQPGIYKEGNIAIHKPIFILGKSKPILDGEGKFEILSIFASKVHIEGLCVRNSGHSSVNDFAGIKIYNQKQVCILNNDLQNCFFGIYSQNSSQCQIENNHLLSASIQEQQSGNGIHCWKCSLMKITGNTIQGHRDGIYFEFVSNSFIWHNLSTQNLRYGLHFMFSNQDTYLGNHFLNNGSGVAVMFSNHVKMYYNVFEENWGDASYGLLLKEISDGEILRNVFIKNTSGIFMEGASRLLIQDNRFQSNGWGMKIQASCMDLTVFHNGFYGNTFDVGTNGTLSLNRFYQNYWDKYKGYDLNKDGLGDSPFRPISLFSVVIENNPPSLLLFRSMVAGLMDESEKLIPSLTPLDLFDDQPLIKPLKP; encoded by the coding sequence ATGAAACACTTGCATTCCTTGTTTTTACTGACCTTTTTGGTGCTTTCCGTTTCCGTTTTAGGGAAAAAATGGGAAGTTGGTCCGGGTTTACCTCTTCATTCTATTAAAAAGGCCTTAACCTTATCTCAACCTTTCGACACCCTATTTATTCAACCCGGAATTTATAAGGAAGGAAACATTGCTATCCATAAACCGATTTTTATCCTTGGCAAATCCAAACCCATTCTGGATGGAGAAGGAAAATTCGAAATTCTCTCCATTTTCGCTTCAAAGGTCCATATTGAAGGATTATGCGTACGAAATTCCGGTCATTCCAGTGTCAATGATTTTGCAGGCATTAAAATTTACAATCAAAAGCAGGTATGTATACTTAACAATGACTTACAAAACTGCTTTTTTGGTATATATTCCCAAAATTCCAGTCAATGTCAAATTGAAAATAACCACCTACTCTCCGCATCCATTCAAGAACAACAAAGCGGAAATGGTATCCATTGTTGGAAATGTTCTTTGATGAAAATTACAGGAAACACTATTCAAGGACATCGGGATGGAATTTATTTTGAATTTGTTTCCAATTCCTTTATTTGGCATAACCTTTCAACTCAAAACTTAAGGTATGGCTTACACTTTATGTTCTCCAATCAAGACACCTATCTGGGAAATCATTTCCTCAATAACGGTTCCGGAGTTGCTGTCATGTTTTCAAACCATGTAAAAATGTACTACAATGTATTTGAAGAGAACTGGGGTGATGCATCTTATGGTTTATTACTCAAAGAAATTTCGGATGGTGAAATTTTACGGAATGTTTTTATCAAAAACACCAGTGGAATTTTCATGGAAGGAGCGAGTAGATTACTTATTCAGGATAACCGCTTTCAGTCAAACGGCTGGGGAATGAAAATACAGGCCAGTTGCATGGATTTAACTGTATTTCACAATGGATTTTATGGAAACACCTTTGATGTTGGCACCAATGGAACCTTATCATTAAACCGTTTCTACCAAAATTATTGGGATAAATACAAAGGCTACGACCTCAATAAAGATGGTCTCGGCGATTCTCCATTCCGTCCTATAAGTCTATTTAGTGTTGTCATTGAAAACAATCCCCCCTCCCTCCTACTTTTTCGAAGTATGGTAGCCGGATTGATGGATGAATCGGAAAAACTAATTCCTTCCCTCACCCCACTTGATTTATTTGATGATCAACCCTTAATAAAACCATTAAAACCATGA
- a CDS encoding ABC transporter ATP-binding protein, whose translation MIRVSNLDKSFGKLKALNKVQFTAEKGECIALLGPNGCGKTTLIKCLLGMVIPDNGTILIKGESIQGNWEYKKQMGYMPQIGRYPENMTIEQLFTMVTDLRKSNTDLDLELENEFQIKKIQHQLLGQLSGGTRQKISACLAFLFNPDILILDEPTAGLDPLSSEILKSKIQKEVKNGKVVLITSHILSELDDLVSHVMYMEEGKIHFQKTMEELKKDTGTDRLNKAIAHYLRKQLI comes from the coding sequence ATGATCAGGGTTAGCAATCTTGACAAATCATTTGGAAAGTTAAAAGCCTTAAACAAGGTCCAATTCACTGCCGAAAAGGGCGAATGTATTGCCTTGCTTGGCCCCAATGGATGCGGAAAAACCACCCTAATAAAATGCTTACTTGGTATGGTTATTCCGGACAATGGTACTATTCTCATTAAAGGTGAATCGATTCAAGGAAATTGGGAATACAAAAAACAGATGGGCTATATGCCTCAAATTGGACGATATCCGGAAAACATGACTATTGAACAATTGTTCACCATGGTTACCGACTTGAGAAAATCAAATACCGATTTGGATCTCGAATTGGAAAATGAATTTCAGATAAAAAAAATCCAACACCAATTGCTTGGTCAATTGTCCGGAGGTACCCGTCAAAAAATTAGTGCATGCCTGGCCTTTCTATTTAATCCGGATATTCTTATTCTAGACGAACCTACCGCAGGTTTAGATCCTTTGTCCTCTGAAATCTTGAAAAGTAAAATTCAAAAGGAGGTAAAAAATGGAAAAGTTGTATTAATAACCTCCCACATTCTAAGTGAATTAGACGATTTGGTTTCCCATGTCATGTATATGGAAGAAGGCAAAATACACTTTCAAAAAACCATGGAGGAACTAAAAAAAGATACCGGAACCGACCGCCTGAACAAAGCTATTGCCCACTATTTAAGGAAGCAGTTGATATGA
- a CDS encoding ABC transporter permease gives MRKIIKYILIDILKNKTLLGYTFLLLGISLTVLQLEDSTQKGLLTLLNLALYLVPLVTLTFSTTYIYNSAEFIEVLVSQPNQRNTIWIGLFWGLSLSFSISFFLGIGIPVLFFIPFYLGILFIGIGLSLCFVFVSLAMVVSVYTKDKAKGLGWSLLVWMGMSILFDGLLLFLTYQLSEYPIEKYMVGFVMLNPIDLARIAIILKLDISAILGYSGALFQSYFGSTFGIALSGISLLIWIILPLTLSIRKFRTKDL, from the coding sequence ATGAGAAAAATAATCAAATACATACTCATAGATATCCTTAAGAACAAAACCTTGTTGGGATACACCTTCCTGCTTCTCGGCATTAGTTTAACCGTTTTACAGTTGGAAGATTCCACTCAAAAAGGCTTATTAACGTTACTAAATTTGGCTTTATACCTGGTTCCACTAGTAACCCTAACCTTTTCAACCACTTACATCTACAATAGCGCAGAATTTATTGAGGTCCTCGTTAGTCAACCTAACCAAAGAAATACCATCTGGATTGGATTATTTTGGGGACTAAGCTTATCTTTCTCTATTTCTTTCTTTCTTGGAATTGGCATTCCTGTATTGTTCTTCATCCCCTTTTACCTTGGCATTTTATTTATAGGAATAGGGCTTAGTCTTTGCTTCGTATTTGTTTCTCTTGCCATGGTTGTTTCAGTATACACCAAGGATAAAGCCAAAGGTTTAGGCTGGTCATTGCTTGTTTGGATGGGGATGTCAATACTTTTCGATGGACTTCTATTATTTTTAACCTATCAATTATCCGAATATCCGATTGAAAAATACATGGTTGGTTTTGTTATGCTTAACCCCATTGATTTGGCCCGAATAGCTATTATTTTGAAGTTGGATATTTCAGCAATTCTTGGCTATTCAGGTGCCTTATTTCAAAGTTATTTTGGGTCTACTTTTGGAATAGCTTTGTCAGGAATATCTTTGCTTATCTGGATAATTCTTCCCCTTACTCTTTCTATAAGAAAATTTAGAACCAAAGATTTATAA
- a CDS encoding group III truncated hemoglobin, protein MKKELSTVTEIKWMVDEFYELVKKDEILAPFFSKVNWEKHLPTMYKFWENTLFYTGSYSGNPILSHQKLHQKNPLHEELFSRWLALFIQNLETHFEGEKMELAKQRATSISTVMMIKILPFPGQ, encoded by the coding sequence ATGAAAAAGGAACTTAGCACCGTAACCGAAATCAAATGGATGGTGGATGAATTTTACGAGTTAGTAAAGAAGGATGAAATTTTGGCTCCCTTTTTTTCAAAAGTCAATTGGGAAAAACACCTGCCTACCATGTATAAGTTTTGGGAAAACACCTTGTTTTATACCGGTAGCTATTCAGGCAATCCCATCCTATCGCATCAGAAACTTCATCAGAAAAACCCTTTACATGAGGAACTTTTTTCCAGGTGGCTTGCCCTCTTTATTCAAAACCTGGAAACTCATTTCGAAGGCGAAAAAATGGAATTGGCTAAGCAAAGAGCCACCAGCATCTCCACCGTCATGATGATTAAAATTCTACCTTTCCCAGGCCAATAG
- a CDS encoding DsbA family oxidoreductase: MKVEIWSDVMCPFCYIGKRKFELALQAFDQPDKIEIEWKSFQLNPNLISQPDSISIHQYLAEAKGWPLEKAIQLNQQVAEMGKEVGLDFHFELVKVTNTLLAHRFLQLAKSHEIGNQAKAELFRAHFVEGKAVDQEETLLEIGKTIGLPEDSIRLLFHSDSYLDEVRKDLYEAQQLGIRGVPFFVFDHKFAVSGAQSPEIFIQALKKMKAEASIA; this comes from the coding sequence ATGAAAGTTGAGATTTGGAGCGACGTTATGTGTCCATTCTGTTACATTGGTAAACGAAAATTTGAACTTGCCCTGCAAGCCTTTGACCAACCAGACAAGATTGAAATAGAATGGAAAAGCTTTCAGTTAAACCCCAATTTAATAAGCCAACCTGATTCTATTTCCATTCACCAATACTTGGCAGAAGCAAAAGGTTGGCCCCTAGAAAAAGCCATACAACTAAATCAACAGGTTGCCGAAATGGGCAAGGAAGTTGGATTGGATTTTCATTTCGAACTCGTTAAGGTAACCAATACTCTCTTGGCTCACCGGTTCTTGCAATTAGCCAAAAGCCATGAAATAGGCAACCAGGCCAAAGCTGAGCTTTTTCGAGCTCATTTTGTGGAAGGAAAAGCCGTTGACCAGGAAGAAACCCTACTCGAAATTGGCAAAACTATAGGCCTACCAGAAGACTCTATTCGCTTGCTCTTTCATTCCGATAGTTATTTGGATGAGGTAAGAAAAGACCTCTACGAAGCACAACAACTCGGAATTCGGGGTGTGCCCTTTTTTGTATTTGACCATAAATTTGCCGTTTCCGGTGCACAAAGTCCCGAGATTTTTATCCAGGCTTTAAAAAAAATGAAGGCAGAAGCTAGTATCGCATAA